ATCGACGCTGCCGAACGCACGCTCGGGGCCGCGCTGAAGTTCATCGACGACGGGGTCGTCGGCCTGAACTGCGCGGGCAGCGAGACGAGCGAGATCGAGCCGTTCGCCCACGTGTTCCGGGCGGCGAAGGATGCTGGCCTGCGGTCGGTCCCCCACGCCGGCGAGTGGGCGGGACCCGAGAACGTCTGGCTGACCCTCGAGCACTTCCTGCCCGACCGCATCGGGCACGGCGTTCGCGCGATCGACGACCCGCGGCTCGTCGATCGGCTCGCAGCGGACGAGATCCCGCTCGAGGTCTCCCCGATCTCGAACGTCGCGACGGGGGCGTACCCGTCGCTCGAGGATCACCCGTTCCTGCGCCTGCGTGACGCCGGTATCGTGGTCACCCTGAACTCCGACGACCCGCCGATGTTCGGGGCGTGGCTCACCGACGTCTTCGAGAGCGCCCGACGCGTCTGGAGCATGTCCGACGAGGACCTCGCCGACCTCTCCCGGGCGGCGGTCCGCGCCTCGTTCGCCGACGATGCCACGAAGGCCGGCATCGAGCGCGGCATCGGCGAGTGGCTCACTCGCCTTGGGCAGGAAGCGTTACCGGCTTCCGGGTAGCCAGCGTTGCCCCCCCGGTGCCGATACCTGGGACATGCGACGGAGACTCCGGGCCGAGGACGGCTTCACGCTGATCGAGATGATGATCGTGGTGTTGATCATCGGCCTGCTGATCGCGATCGCCCTGCCCACTTTCCTCGGGGTTCGGGTACGGGCACAGGACGGCGGTGTGCAGGCCGACATGCGCAACGCCTTCCTCGCCGAGCGCACCTTCTACACCGACGGGGCGACCTACACCGAGGACCCGCTCGTGCTGGAGAGCCTGGAAACGGCGCTGGAGTACGAAACGGGCGACACGCCGCTCGCGATCGGGCCGGTCTACGTGCACGTGCACGCCGGGCCGAACGAGCTGTTCGTCTCGGGCAGGAGCACCTCGGGCACCTGCTTCTACCTACGCGAGATCGACGGCCAGGGCGCCCAGTTCGCGTCGTCGTCGGGCTGCGGCGTCGCCGACGTGCAGACCTTCGGCTCGAGCTGGTAGAGCTGCGCGGCGGGGTGCTTGCAGGTCCCCGTGGGTACCCTAGGCTCGGGAGCCATGTCGACGATGACCAGGCCCGAGGTCGACCCGCTCGACGCCCTCGCGGTGCGCATCCGCGACCGCACGGCGACCGCCGCCGTCGTGGGGCTCGGTTACGTGGGGCTGCCGCTGCTGGTCGGCATGCACGCGGCCGGCTTCCGCGTGATCGGGATCGACAACGACGAGACCAAGGTCGACGCGCTGCGTGCCCGCCGCTCGCACATCGCCGACATCGCGGACTCGGAGGTCGCCGCGATGGATCGCGCCTCGTTCGCCGAGACCCCGGCGCCGCTCGCCGATGCCGACGTGATCGTGCTCTGCCTGCCGACCCCGCTCACCGACGGTGCGCCCGACCTCACGATGGTGCTGACCGCCGCCGAGGACGTCGCGCGGCTCCTGACGCCGGGCGTGCTCGTGGTGCTCGAGTCGACGACCTATCCGGGCACCACCGAGGAGCTGCTGCGACCGATCCTCGAGGGGTCGGGCCTGCGCGCCGGACGTGACTTCGCCCTGAGCTACAGCCCCGAACGCATCGATCCGGGCAACCGCGACCATCGGCTCGACACGACTCCGAAGATCGTCTCGGGTCTCACCGATCGGTGCCGCGAGCTCGCGGTCTCGTTCTACTCCTCGTTCATCCACACGGTCGTCACGACGTCGACGCCCCGCGAGGCCGAGATGGCAAAGCTGATCGAGAACACCTACCGGCAGGTGAACATCGCCCTCGTGAACGAGCTCGCCGTGCTCGCGCGCGACCTCGGCGTCGACATCTGGGAGTCGCTGCACGCGGCGGCCACGAAGCCCTTCGGCTATCAACCCTTCTGGCCGGGCCCCGGCGTCGGCGGCCACTGCATCGCGATCGATCCCACGTACCTGTCGTGGCGCGCCGGACAGCAGCTGGGCTATCGCGTCGAGTTCATCGAGCACGCGAACGAGGTCAACAACCGCATGCCCGACTACGTGGTCTCTCGCATCGCCGAGGCGCTCAACGACGCAGGGAAGCCGATCAAGGGATCCTCGGTGCTCGGGGTCGGCGTCGCGTTCAAGCCCGGCATCGACGACCTGCGATCGTCACCATCGCTGATGGTGCTCGAGCGGCTGGCATGGCGAGGCGCCGTCGTCGACTACCACGACACGTTCGTGCCGCGGTGCGAGATCGACGGCACCGAGCATGCGTCGTTGCCGCTCGACCCCGGCGTCGTCGGGGCCCACGACATCGTGGTGCTGCTGACCCCGCACGCCGACGTCGACGTGCACGCGCTGGTGAACACCGCCGCGATGGTGTTCGACGCGCGAGGCGTCACGGTGGGCATCGACGCCCCGAACATCGTCCGGCTCTGACCCGGGCGGCTACGCCGGTCGTTCGTCGATCGTGATCGAGTCGATGTAGACGGCCTCGGTGGGCACGCTCAACTCGCCCGGGATGCCCGGGTTCTCGGTGCCGGGGATCGAGTCGATACGCCTCACGACGTCGAGGCCGTCGGTCACCTCGCCGAAGATCGTGTACTCGCCCGACCCCGCCCCGGGGTCGAGCTGCGGGGTCGGCGCGAGCGTCACGAAGAACTGGCTGCCGTTCGAGCCGGGACCGCTGTTCGCGTACGCGAGCAGGCCCGGCGCATCGAACGTCTGCTTCGGCGACGTCTCGATGTCGAAGGAGTAGCCGGGCCCCCCGGACCCGTCGCCCAGCGGGTCACCGCCCTGGATCACGAAGTCCTCGACGATGCGGTGGAACGTGAGCCCGTCGTAGAAGCCCCGCTCGGCGAGGAAGACGAAGCTGTTCACGGCCTCGGGGGCGATGTCGGGGCGAAGCTCGACATCGAACATGCCGCACGACGTCGCGACCCGTGCCGTGTACGTGGCCCGCTCGTCGATCGTCATCGGCGGGGGCCCGACGAACTGCGGGGACTTCCCGCCCGCCCCGGGCGGAGCTTCGCCGCCGCACGCCACGGTCGACGCCGGCTCAACCACCGGCGTCACCGAGCCGGACCTCGTCCCCGGCTCACCCGTGGGCTCTGCCGACGCACTGACCGACGGGCTCGCCGAGGCCGCGGGCTGCTCCTCATCGCCGGTCAGGATCGCGTACCCGACGACCAGCAGCACCAGCCCCGCGATACCCCCGATCACTCCCAACGTGAGATCACGGCGGCGCCTGGCCGCCTGCCGCTCGGCCTGTCGGCGCGCCGCCAGCTTGGCGAGCTGCTTGTCCCTGGAACGATTGGGCATACGGCCGCAGAGGGTATCCGATTGTGGTGCTCGCCAACGCGACCTTCGGGGCCTATGGTCCTGCGCAGGGGGAGGCGTACGGCACGGCCCGGGCGTGTTCGCCCGGAACAGACTCGACCCCGGGAGGAAGGGGGCGGCGGATGTTCGAGCTGTCGAACCGAGAGTTCTGGACGGTGGTGCACGGGCTGGTACTCGGGACGGTGTTCCTGCTGCTGTTCGGAGGTGGACTGGCGGGACTCTGGAGTTTGCGGCCGGGGTTCCTGACCACGGCGGGCGTCCAGGAGCGGATGCGACGACTGTCCGTGGGCATGTGGGCCATGGCTGCGACGGCCTGGGCCACGGTCATCACCGGCACATGGATCGTGTATCCGTGGTACCGGGAAGAGCTGTCGATCGTCGGCGACGATGATTTCGCCGGCTGCGCGGGGGCGATCCTGCCCACGACGAGCTGTTCGCCGCGCGACTTCCTGAAATCGAACGTCAGCGGCGACACCGCGTCGTGGCACAACTTCGGCATGGAGTGGAAGGAACACATCGCCTGGGCGGCGCCGTTCCTCGTGACCGCGGTCGCGTTCATCGTCGCGTACTACGGGCCCCGGATCATCCGGCGGCCGTGGCTGCGGACGGCGACGATCGTGATGCTCGTCGGTGGCTTCGCCGCGGCAGTGGTTGGTGGCCTGTACGGGGCCTTCCTGAACAAGATCGCTCCGATCGCTTGAGGTGAGAGAGATGACGATGAACCAGACCGGAACGGGTGGGGATCGGATCGTCGACGCCCCCGAGCTCGAGCCGCTTCACCTCGAGGATCGGGTCGACGGACCTGCGGCCGCCGTGATGATGAGCGCAGGCATCGGCATCTTCGTGCTCGGCCTGCTGACCTTGCTCTCCGAAGCCTCGGTGCCGATCCATGACTTCCTCGATTTCGACGCCGGTGTCGGGCCGCTTTCCGGCAAGACGGTGCTGGCGTCGGCCGGGTTCCTGCTCTCGTGGCTGGTGCTCGGTCTCACGATGCGCCACAAGGAGGTCGACCTGCGTCGTTGGTTCTGGATCGCGTTCGCCCTGGGCGTGATCGGTGC
The Actinomycetota bacterium DNA segment above includes these coding regions:
- a CDS encoding peptidylprolyl isomerase, with translation MPNRSRDKQLAKLAARRQAERQAARRRRDLTLGVIGGIAGLVLLVVGYAILTGDEEQPAASASPSVSASAEPTGEPGTRSGSVTPVVEPASTVACGGEAPPGAGGKSPQFVGPPPMTIDERATYTARVATSCGMFDVELRPDIAPEAVNSFVFLAERGFYDGLTFHRIVEDFVIQGGDPLGDGSGGPGYSFDIETSPKQTFDAPGLLAYANSGPGSNGSQFFVTLAPTPQLDPGAGSGEYTIFGEVTDGLDVVRRIDSIPGTENPGIPGELSVPTEAVYIDSITIDERPA
- a CDS encoding prepilin-type N-terminal cleavage/methylation domain-containing protein, whose translation is MRRRLRAEDGFTLIEMMIVVLIIGLLIAIALPTFLGVRVRAQDGGVQADMRNAFLAERTFYTDGATYTEDPLVLESLETALEYETGDTPLAIGPVYVHVHAGPNELFVSGRSTSGTCFYLREIDGQGAQFASSSGCGVADVQTFGSSW
- the add gene encoding adenosine deaminase, with product MRDLRELPKVELHIHLEGAMRIETVRELVDRNGAPTPSGLRPAGWRFDGPVHFIDQYIELCDLFAELNDFRRVGLEVTEDLATNGVRYAEAIFTPSAHAATFGDDWTSPLEAMLDGLAAGARENGTVVRITPDVVRDFGIDAAERTLGAALKFIDDGVVGLNCAGSETSEIEPFAHVFRAAKDAGLRSVPHAGEWAGPENVWLTLEHFLPDRIGHGVRAIDDPRLVDRLAADEIPLEVSPISNVATGAYPSLEDHPFLRLRDAGIVVTLNSDDPPMFGAWLTDVFESARRVWSMSDEDLADLSRAAVRASFADDATKAGIERGIGEWLTRLGQEALPASG
- a CDS encoding nucleotide sugar dehydrogenase, producing the protein MSTMTRPEVDPLDALAVRIRDRTATAAVVGLGYVGLPLLVGMHAAGFRVIGIDNDETKVDALRARRSHIADIADSEVAAMDRASFAETPAPLADADVIVLCLPTPLTDGAPDLTMVLTAAEDVARLLTPGVLVVLESTTYPGTTEELLRPILEGSGLRAGRDFALSYSPERIDPGNRDHRLDTTPKIVSGLTDRCRELAVSFYSSFIHTVVTTSTPREAEMAKLIENTYRQVNIALVNELAVLARDLGVDIWESLHAAATKPFGYQPFWPGPGVGGHCIAIDPTYLSWRAGQQLGYRVEFIEHANEVNNRMPDYVVSRIAEALNDAGKPIKGSSVLGVGVAFKPGIDDLRSSPSLMVLERLAWRGAVVDYHDTFVPRCEIDGTEHASLPLDPGVVGAHDIVVLLTPHADVDVHALVNTAAMVFDARGVTVGIDAPNIVRL